From a region of the Agromyces ramosus genome:
- a CDS encoding O-methyltransferase, which produces MSDHDLNWKYVDESVVETESIAKARQQSLELGVEPVSPAVGAQLAVIAAASRAESIIEVGTGLGVSGLWMLQAARRAMLTSIDTETEYQQHARQHFADAGIAAARVRLIAGRASEVLPRMNESSYDVVFVDADAPSVIEYAEHGLRLAKPGGTVLVARALWKGRVADPARRDEAAGAFRTLISELAPSTAVATAISPAGDGLLQIVKLGA; this is translated from the coding sequence GTGTCCGATCACGACTTGAACTGGAAGTACGTCGACGAGTCGGTCGTCGAGACCGAGTCCATCGCGAAGGCCCGCCAGCAGTCCCTCGAGCTCGGCGTCGAACCGGTCTCGCCCGCGGTCGGTGCCCAGCTCGCGGTCATCGCCGCCGCATCACGAGCCGAGTCGATCATCGAGGTCGGCACCGGGCTCGGAGTATCGGGCCTCTGGATGCTGCAAGCGGCACGGCGCGCGATGCTCACGTCGATCGACACCGAGACCGAGTACCAGCAGCACGCCCGCCAGCACTTCGCCGACGCCGGCATCGCCGCTGCGCGCGTTCGCCTCATCGCGGGGCGCGCGAGCGAGGTGCTGCCGCGCATGAACGAGAGCTCCTACGACGTCGTCTTCGTCGACGCCGACGCGCCGTCGGTCATCGAGTACGCCGAGCACGGCCTGCGGCTGGCCAAGCCCGGTGGCACGGTGCTCGTCGCGCGCGCGCTCTGGAAGGGACGCGTTGCCGATCCGGCACGGCGCGACGAAGCGGCGGGCGCGTTCCGCACGCTCATCAGCGAGCTCGCGCCCTCCACCGCGGTGGCGACGGCGATCTCGCCCGCCGGCGACGGGCTCCTCCAGATCGTCAAGCTCGGCGCCTGA
- a CDS encoding DUF3117 domain-containing protein — protein sequence MAAMKPRTGDGPMEAVKEGRLIIVRVPLEGGGRLVVSVNDAEAKELYDVLGGVVNPA from the coding sequence ATGGCGGCCATGAAGCCACGCACCGGAGACGGGCCTATGGAGGCTGTGAAGGAGGGTCGACTCATCATCGTGCGGGTTCCGCTCGAAGGAGGAGGGCGACTCGTCGTCTCGGTGAACGACGCTGAGGCCAAGGAGCTCTACGACGTCCTCGGCGGCGTCGTGAATCCCGCCTGA
- the dapE gene encoding succinyl-diaminopimelate desuccinylase, with protein MPLEARRPPLDLTADPVAITRAICDIPSVSGDETALADLIVAALAEAEHLEVVRDGDTVVARTHLGRDRRVVIAGHLDTVPINDNLPTRFETIDDERFLWGRGTVDMKAGVAVQLKLAVELAEPIVDLTWMWYDNEEVAASLNGLGRLAHNRPDLFVGDFAILGEPSNGQVEGGCNGTLRAEVRATGLRAHSARSWVGENAIHKLAPALERLAAYQAETVEVDGLDYREGLNAVGVTGGVAGNVIPDEAVLTVNYRFAPSRSVSEASAIVHRLFHDYDVTVVDASEGARPGLDAPLARQFVHAVGAEARPKYGWTDVARFSALGIPAVNFGPGDPLKAHADDERVAVEQILSCERALRSWLTGEA; from the coding sequence ATGCCCCTCGAAGCGCGCCGGCCCCCGCTCGACCTCACCGCCGATCCCGTGGCGATCACCCGGGCGATCTGCGACATCCCGAGCGTCTCGGGCGACGAGACGGCGCTCGCCGATCTCATCGTCGCGGCGCTCGCGGAGGCCGAGCACCTCGAGGTCGTCCGTGATGGTGACACCGTGGTCGCCCGCACGCACCTCGGCCGCGACCGTCGCGTGGTGATCGCCGGGCACCTCGACACGGTGCCGATCAACGACAACCTGCCGACGCGCTTCGAGACGATCGACGACGAGCGCTTCCTCTGGGGGCGGGGCACCGTCGACATGAAGGCGGGCGTCGCCGTGCAGTTGAAGCTCGCGGTCGAGCTCGCGGAGCCCATCGTCGACCTCACGTGGATGTGGTACGACAACGAGGAGGTGGCCGCGTCGCTGAACGGCCTCGGCCGGCTCGCCCACAACCGGCCCGACCTCTTCGTGGGTGACTTCGCGATCCTCGGCGAGCCGTCGAACGGCCAGGTCGAGGGTGGCTGCAACGGCACGCTTCGTGCCGAGGTGCGAGCCACCGGGCTGCGAGCGCACTCGGCGCGCAGCTGGGTCGGCGAGAACGCGATCCACAAGCTCGCCCCAGCGCTCGAGCGGCTCGCGGCGTACCAGGCCGAGACCGTCGAGGTCGACGGGCTCGACTACCGCGAAGGACTGAACGCTGTGGGCGTCACGGGCGGCGTCGCCGGCAACGTGATCCCCGACGAGGCGGTGCTCACGGTGAACTACCGCTTCGCGCCGAGCCGTTCGGTGTCCGAGGCATCCGCGATCGTGCACCGGTTGTTCCACGACTACGACGTCACCGTCGTCGACGCGTCCGAGGGCGCTCGTCCCGGGCTCGACGCGCCGCTCGCCCGGCAGTTCGTGCACGCCGTCGGCGCTGAAGCGCGGCCGAAGTACGGATGGACGGATGTCGCGCGCTTCAGTGCACTCGGCATCCCTGCCGTGAACTTCGGTCCGGGCGATCCGCTGAAGGCGCACGCCGACGACGAGCGCGTCGCCGTCGAGCAGATCCTCTCGTGCGAGCGGGCGCTGCGCTCGTGGCTCACGGGCGAGGCGTGA
- the dapD gene encoding 2,3,4,5-tetrahydropyridine-2,6-dicarboxylate N-succinyltransferase, which yields MPANADALSPAPRLAWGHGLATIAADGTQLDAWFPAPALGARPATAASESLPAETLELVGADSRRAVTIEAVTVEVDLDAPPAGTADAYLRLHVLSHLLARPNTVNLEGVFAHLPAIVWTNAGPVHPADFDRLRPSLQRAGIHATGLDKFPRLLDYVTPERVRIADASRVRLGAHLAPGTTVMHEGFVNFNAGTLGASMVEGRISQGVVVGDGSDIGGGASIMGTLSGGGTQRVTIGERALLGANSGIGISIGDDSVVEAGLYVTSGTKVVVLGGAGERPRTVKALELSGVANILFRRNSLNGQVEVLSRSGDGVALNAALHA from the coding sequence ATGCCCGCGAACGCCGATGCCCTCTCCCCTGCCCCGCGCCTCGCGTGGGGCCATGGACTCGCCACGATCGCCGCCGACGGCACCCAGCTCGACGCGTGGTTCCCCGCGCCGGCGCTCGGCGCGCGGCCCGCAACTGCGGCATCCGAGTCCCTTCCGGCGGAGACCCTCGAGCTCGTTGGCGCCGACTCCCGGCGCGCCGTGACCATCGAGGCGGTGACGGTCGAGGTCGACCTCGACGCTCCCCCGGCCGGCACGGCCGACGCGTACCTGCGCCTGCATGTGCTGTCGCACCTGCTGGCCCGCCCCAACACCGTGAACCTCGAGGGCGTGTTCGCGCACCTGCCCGCCATCGTGTGGACGAACGCCGGCCCGGTGCATCCGGCCGACTTCGACCGGCTGCGACCGAGCCTCCAGCGCGCCGGCATCCACGCGACCGGGCTCGACAAGTTCCCCCGCCTGCTCGACTACGTCACGCCAGAGCGTGTGCGCATCGCGGATGCCTCGCGCGTGCGCCTCGGCGCCCACCTCGCACCCGGCACGACGGTCATGCACGAGGGGTTCGTGAACTTCAACGCCGGCACCCTCGGGGCCTCGATGGTCGAGGGACGCATCTCGCAGGGCGTCGTCGTCGGCGACGGCAGCGACATCGGCGGCGGCGCCTCGATCATGGGCACCCTCTCGGGCGGCGGCACCCAGCGGGTGACGATCGGCGAACGCGCCCTGCTCGGCGCCAATTCGGGCATCGGCATCTCGATCGGCGACGATTCGGTCGTCGAAGCGGGCCTCTACGTCACGTCCGGCACGAAGGTCGTCGTGCTCGGCGGTGCCGGCGAACGGCCGCGCACCGTCAAGGCACTCGAACTCTCGGGAGTGGCGAACATCCTCTTCCGCCGAAACTCCCTGAACGGGCAGGTCGAAGTGCTCTCGCGCAGCGGCGACGGTGTCGCGCTGAACGCCGCGCTGCACGCCTGA
- a CDS encoding penicillin acylase family protein translates to MGTDAPRTRRHRGLSLLIGLLVTVLVLAIVGAGVGWWTVQRSFPTTSGRVDAPGLTAAVVVYRDDAGVPQLVAETDHDLFFAQGYVHAQDRFWEMDFRRHVTAGRVAELFGESQVATDAFIRTLDWRGIAEQEYALLDERSRAGYDAYAEGVNAYLGERSGADLSLEYAVLGLQNPGYSPEPWTPVDSIAWLKAMAWDLRSNLGDEIDRALLATVLPPEEVARLHPDYPWGAKPTIAGGPLGAAPAASSASPVELVEPIAGTGSVATPESAPHAPADAATGDYGVALASLRAVLDGIPELLGPEGGDLGSNSWVVSGSLTESGLPLLANDPHLGPAMPSIWAQMGLHCAELRDDCGYNVAGYTFSGLPGVVIGHNERIAWGFTNLGPDVADLYLERVEGDTYELDGVMTPLSLREEVIEVAGGDPVTIAVRSTTRGPLVTDIGEDFGQVAATGAPEGADHVSLQWTALSPGTTAQAIFALNRAADWDAFRSAAALFDVPSQNLVYADVDGNIGYQAPGRIPVRRSGDGTVPLAGWTSANGWSGTIPFDQLPSVLNPPAGYIVTANNAAAGPDGPLLTVDWDLGYRAEVIDRLLRERISAGELLTADALAEIQLDTGDTNAAAFLPVIAELDLTGDAALGAALLDGWDARAEVDSAEAAYFAVFWRTLLDQMFGELPEQTRPVGGDRWFSVVGTLLGEPDAAWWTNEQSGVAGRDAMLAHALDAAWNEAEGRMGGNPDGWRWGRLHTLTLTNQSFGESGIGPIEWLFNRGPFELGGGSSIVNAIGWDATVGYGVDWVPSMRMVVDLADADASRWVNLTGASGHAFHPHYADQAPLWQRGELREWPFTIDAIQAAASETLQLRPAGQPADG, encoded by the coding sequence GTGGGTACCGACGCCCCGAGAACCCGCAGGCACCGCGGACTCAGCCTCCTGATCGGCCTGCTCGTGACCGTGCTGGTGCTCGCCATCGTCGGCGCGGGCGTCGGCTGGTGGACCGTGCAGCGTTCCTTCCCCACCACGAGCGGCCGGGTCGACGCTCCCGGCCTCACCGCCGCGGTCGTCGTGTACCGCGATGACGCCGGCGTGCCGCAGCTCGTCGCCGAGACCGACCACGACCTCTTCTTCGCGCAGGGCTACGTGCACGCGCAAGACCGATTCTGGGAGATGGACTTCCGCCGGCACGTCACGGCCGGCCGGGTCGCCGAGCTCTTCGGTGAGTCGCAGGTCGCCACCGACGCGTTCATCCGCACCCTCGACTGGCGTGGCATCGCCGAGCAGGAATACGCCCTCCTCGACGAGCGGTCCCGGGCAGGCTACGACGCCTACGCCGAGGGGGTGAACGCGTACCTCGGTGAGCGCAGCGGCGCCGACCTCTCACTCGAATACGCCGTCCTCGGGCTGCAGAACCCCGGGTACTCCCCCGAGCCGTGGACGCCTGTCGACTCGATCGCGTGGCTGAAGGCGATGGCGTGGGACCTCCGCTCCAACCTCGGCGACGAGATCGACCGTGCCCTGCTCGCGACGGTCCTGCCGCCCGAGGAGGTGGCGCGGCTGCACCCCGACTATCCCTGGGGCGCGAAGCCCACGATCGCCGGCGGCCCGCTCGGAGCGGCGCCGGCCGCGAGCTCCGCGTCGCCGGTCGAGCTCGTCGAACCGATCGCCGGCACCGGGTCGGTCGCGACGCCCGAATCCGCACCGCACGCCCCAGCGGATGCCGCGACGGGCGACTATGGGGTCGCTCTCGCGTCCCTCCGCGCCGTGCTCGACGGGATCCCGGAACTCCTCGGGCCAGAGGGCGGCGACCTCGGCTCGAACTCGTGGGTCGTGTCCGGCAGCCTCACCGAATCCGGGCTGCCCCTGCTCGCGAACGATCCGCACCTCGGACCCGCGATGCCGTCCATCTGGGCCCAGATGGGCCTGCACTGCGCAGAGCTCCGCGACGATTGCGGCTACAACGTGGCCGGCTACACGTTCTCCGGCCTGCCTGGCGTGGTGATCGGGCACAACGAGCGCATCGCGTGGGGGTTCACGAACCTCGGCCCCGACGTCGCCGACCTCTACCTCGAGCGCGTCGAGGGCGACACCTACGAACTCGACGGCGTCATGACGCCGCTGTCCCTGCGCGAAGAGGTCATCGAGGTCGCGGGCGGCGATCCCGTCACGATCGCGGTTCGCTCGACGACGCGCGGGCCGCTCGTCACCGACATCGGCGAGGACTTCGGCCAGGTCGCTGCGACCGGCGCACCCGAAGGCGCCGACCACGTCTCACTGCAGTGGACGGCCCTCTCTCCCGGAACCACGGCGCAGGCGATCTTCGCCCTGAATCGCGCCGCCGACTGGGACGCCTTCCGCTCGGCCGCGGCGCTCTTCGACGTGCCCTCCCAGAACCTCGTCTACGCCGACGTCGACGGCAACATCGGCTATCAGGCGCCCGGCCGCATCCCGGTGCGCCGTTCCGGCGATGGCACCGTGCCGCTCGCCGGCTGGACGAGCGCGAACGGATGGTCGGGCACCATTCCGTTCGACCAGTTGCCGTCGGTGCTCAACCCGCCCGCCGGCTACATCGTCACGGCGAACAACGCCGCGGCCGGCCCCGACGGCCCGTTGCTCACCGTGGACTGGGATCTCGGCTACCGCGCCGAGGTGATCGACCGATTGCTGCGGGAACGCATCTCGGCCGGCGAGCTCCTCACGGCCGACGCCCTCGCCGAGATCCAGCTCGACACGGGCGACACGAACGCAGCCGCCTTCTTGCCCGTGATCGCCGAGCTCGACCTCACGGGCGACGCGGCGCTCGGGGCAGCCCTCCTCGACGGTTGGGACGCAAGGGCCGAGGTCGACAGCGCCGAGGCAGCGTACTTCGCGGTGTTCTGGCGCACGCTGCTCGACCAGATGTTCGGCGAGCTGCCCGAGCAGACGCGGCCGGTCGGCGGCGACCGCTGGTTCAGCGTGGTCGGCACCCTGCTCGGCGAACCTGACGCCGCGTGGTGGACCAACGAGCAGTCAGGCGTCGCGGGCCGCGACGCGATGCTCGCGCACGCACTCGATGCCGCATGGAACGAAGCCGAGGGGCGAATGGGCGGCAACCCCGACGGTTGGCGTTGGGGGCGGCTCCACACGCTCACGCTCACGAACCAGAGCTTCGGCGAATCGGGCATCGGGCCCATCGAATGGCTGTTCAACCGTGGTCCGTTCGAGCTCGGCGGCGGCTCATCGATCGTGAATGCCATCGGCTGGGACGCCACGGTGGGCTACGGCGTCGACTGGGTGCCCTCGATGCGCATGGTCGTCGACCTTGCCGATGCGGATGCCTCGCGCTGGGTGAACCTCACCGGCGCGTCGGGTCACGCCTTCCACCCGCACTACGCCGACCAGGCGCCGCTCTGGCAGCGGGGTGAGCTGCGGGAATGGCCGTTCACCATCGATGCGATCCAGGCCGCGGCGAGCGAGACGCTCCAGTTGCGCCCGGCCGGTCAGCCGGCCGACGGGTAG
- a CDS encoding citrate synthase, producing MSDVVKKVAGQEPAAATLSFPGGAAEFPIRTSVEGNSSIDFSTLTRQTGFTGLDYGFVNTASTQSAITYIDGEQGILRYRGYPIEELAGKSTFLEVAWLLIYGELPTADQLGEFDEKIRHHTLLHEDLKRFFSSLPHTAHPMSVLSSAVSALSTYYEDSSDPHDPDHVELTTVRLLAKLPVIAAYAHKKSIGQAFLYPDNSMNFVDNFLKLNFGNMAEPYTTDPVLSKALDRLLILHEDHEQNASTSTVRLVGSTGANLYASISAGIQALSGPLHGGANEAVLQMLARIRDSGEGVGKFVDRVKRKEDGVKLMGFGHRVYKNYDPRARLVKESADEVLAGLGVNDPLLDLAKELEQIALEDDYFKERRLYPNVDFYTGVIYKAMGFPTRMFTVLFAIGRLPGWMAHWREMNLDPQTKIGRPQQLYIGEAERHYPSAG from the coding sequence GTGAGCGACGTCGTGAAGAAGGTGGCAGGGCAGGAGCCCGCAGCCGCCACTCTGAGCTTCCCCGGCGGTGCCGCCGAGTTCCCGATCCGCACGTCGGTCGAGGGCAATTCGAGCATCGACTTCTCGACGCTGACCCGCCAGACCGGGTTCACGGGCCTCGACTACGGATTCGTGAACACCGCCTCGACGCAGTCGGCCATCACGTACATCGACGGCGAGCAGGGCATCCTGCGCTATCGCGGCTACCCGATCGAGGAGCTCGCCGGCAAGTCGACCTTCCTCGAGGTCGCCTGGCTCCTCATCTACGGTGAACTGCCCACGGCCGACCAGCTGGGCGAATTCGACGAGAAGATCCGTCACCACACGCTCCTGCACGAAGACCTGAAGCGCTTCTTCTCGTCGCTGCCGCACACGGCCCACCCGATGTCGGTGCTCTCGAGCGCCGTGTCGGCGCTCTCGACCTACTACGAGGACTCCTCAGACCCGCACGACCCCGACCACGTCGAGCTCACCACCGTGCGGCTGCTCGCGAAGCTGCCGGTCATCGCGGCCTACGCGCACAAGAAGAGCATCGGGCAGGCGTTCCTCTACCCCGACAACTCGATGAACTTCGTCGACAACTTCCTGAAGCTGAACTTCGGCAACATGGCCGAGCCGTACACGACCGATCCGGTGCTCTCGAAGGCGCTCGATCGCCTCCTCATCCTGCACGAAGACCACGAGCAGAACGCCTCGACCTCGACGGTGCGGCTCGTCGGTTCGACCGGCGCCAACCTCTACGCCTCGATCTCCGCGGGCATCCAGGCGCTCTCGGGCCCGCTGCACGGCGGCGCGAACGAGGCCGTACTGCAGATGCTCGCCCGCATCCGCGACTCGGGCGAGGGCGTGGGCAAGTTCGTCGATCGTGTGAAGCGCAAAGAAGACGGCGTGAAGCTCATGGGCTTCGGGCACCGCGTCTACAAGAACTACGATCCGCGCGCCAGGCTCGTCAAGGAGTCCGCCGACGAGGTGCTCGCCGGCCTCGGCGTGAACGACCCGCTGCTCGATCTCGCGAAGGAGCTCGAGCAGATCGCGCTCGAAGACGACTACTTCAAGGAGCGGCGTCTCTACCCGAACGTCGACTTCTACACGGGCGTCATCTACAAGGCGATGGGCTTCCCGACGCGCATGTTCACGGTGCTCTTCGCGATCGGCCGCCTGCCCGGCTGGATGGCGCACTGGCGCGAGATGAACCTCGACCCGCAGACCAAGATCGGCCGCCCGCAGCAGCTGTACATCGGCGAGGCCGAGCGTCACTACCCGTCGGCCGGCTGA
- the dapC gene encoding succinyldiaminopimelate transaminase, whose translation MARGELPDYPWDLMAPYRERAAAHPGGVVDLSIGSPVDPTPGLVREALASATDAHAYPQTTGTDELRTEIVRWFERRRGVTGLTTDHVLPTIGSKELVALLPFLLGLGEGDVVVHPRAAYPSYEMGAVLAGARAFASDDPAEWPAETRLVWLNSPGNPDGRVLTIDELRAARERALELGAVIVGDECYAELGWEGEWAETPAPSLLDPRVVGDSRRDTLVIYSLSKQSNMAGYRTAFVAGCRTVIGRLTTVRKHAGLMLPQPLQAAMIAALRDDAHVSAQKDRYRARRALLKPALQAAGFRIDHSEAGLYLWATEGRDAWESIGRLAELGTVAGPGHFYGVHFPEHVRLSLTATDERVDAAATRLRETAAS comes from the coding sequence ATGGCGCGGGGCGAGCTCCCCGACTACCCGTGGGACCTCATGGCGCCATATCGCGAGCGCGCCGCGGCGCATCCGGGCGGGGTGGTCGACCTCTCCATCGGCTCACCGGTCGATCCGACGCCCGGTCTCGTGCGCGAGGCCCTGGCGTCGGCGACCGACGCCCACGCATATCCGCAGACGACCGGCACCGATGAGCTCCGCACCGAGATCGTGCGGTGGTTCGAGCGCCGTCGCGGCGTGACGGGGCTCACGACCGACCATGTGCTGCCGACCATCGGCTCGAAAGAACTCGTTGCGTTGCTTCCGTTCCTGCTCGGGCTCGGCGAGGGCGACGTCGTGGTGCACCCGCGCGCGGCCTACCCGAGCTACGAGATGGGTGCGGTGCTCGCCGGTGCTCGCGCGTTCGCCTCCGACGATCCGGCCGAGTGGCCGGCCGAGACGCGGCTCGTGTGGCTGAACAGTCCAGGCAACCCCGACGGGCGGGTGCTCACGATCGACGAGCTGCGGGCGGCGCGTGAGCGCGCGCTCGAACTCGGTGCCGTCATCGTCGGCGACGAATGCTACGCCGAGCTCGGCTGGGAGGGTGAGTGGGCCGAGACCCCGGCTCCGAGCCTCCTCGACCCCCGCGTCGTCGGCGACAGCCGACGTGACACCCTCGTCATCTACTCGCTCTCCAAGCAGTCCAACATGGCCGGCTACCGCACGGCCTTCGTCGCCGGGTGCCGCACCGTCATCGGCCGGCTCACGACGGTCCGCAAGCACGCGGGACTCATGCTGCCCCAGCCCCTCCAGGCTGCGATGATCGCCGCGCTCCGCGACGACGCGCACGTGTCCGCGCAGAAAGACCGCTACCGAGCGCGTCGCGCGCTCCTGAAGCCCGCCCTCCAAGCCGCGGGATTCCGTATCGACCACAGCGAGGCCGGTCTCTACCTGTGGGCAACTGAGGGCCGCGATGCGTGGGAGTCGATCGGCCGCCTCGCCGAGCTCGGCACCGTCGCCGGACCCGGCCATTTCTACGGGGTCCATTTCCCCGAACACGTGCGCCTCTCGCTGACGGCCACCGATGAGCGGGTGGATGCCGCGGCCACACGACTGCGGGAGACCGCCGCATCGTGA
- the fdxA gene encoding ferredoxin, whose product MTYVIALPCVDLKDRACIDECPVDCIYEGERSLYIHPDECVDCGACEPVCPVEAIYYEDDLPDMWADYYKANVEFFDDIGSPGGAAKIGVIPKDHPVIAALPPQVH is encoded by the coding sequence GTGACCTATGTGATCGCCCTGCCGTGCGTCGATCTGAAAGACCGCGCCTGCATCGACGAGTGCCCCGTCGACTGCATCTACGAGGGTGAGCGTTCGCTGTACATCCACCCCGACGAGTGCGTCGACTGCGGAGCGTGCGAACCGGTGTGCCCCGTCGAGGCGATCTACTACGAAGACGACCTGCCCGACATGTGGGCCGACTACTACAAGGCCAACGTCGAGTTCTTCGACGACATCGGCTCGCCCGGCGGCGCCGCGAAGATCGGCGTGATCCCGAAGGACCACCCCGTCATCGCCGCACTGCCCCCGCAGGTGCACTGA
- a CDS encoding enoyl-CoA hydratase/isomerase family protein produces MTDTTGSTTDLDDEVRLERDGDLAIVTVDRPAALNALSPGVLAALARTFESLAAEGSAVRGVILTGAGGRAFVAGADIVAISSLTPEEGEQSARDGHRVAAAIEALPAPVIACIDGFALGGGLELALACDFIYATDASQFGQPEVKLGLIPGFGGTVRLPRTVGLARAKELIYTGRRIDIDEAVQIGLVLRRFPDREALFTGARETLALISANAAPAVGLTKRVLVAAAGRRTETATELEIEGFGDAFRTDDMHEGVAAFIEKREPRFSGS; encoded by the coding sequence ATGACCGACACGACCGGTTCGACCACCGATCTCGACGACGAGGTGCGTCTCGAACGTGATGGCGACCTCGCCATCGTGACCGTCGACCGCCCCGCGGCGCTGAACGCCCTCTCCCCCGGCGTGCTCGCCGCGCTCGCCCGCACCTTCGAGTCCCTCGCGGCCGAGGGCAGCGCGGTGCGGGGCGTCATCCTCACCGGAGCCGGCGGTCGCGCCTTCGTCGCCGGGGCCGACATCGTCGCCATCTCGTCGTTGACGCCCGAAGAGGGCGAGCAGTCGGCCCGCGACGGCCACCGGGTCGCGGCGGCGATCGAGGCGCTGCCGGCGCCGGTCATCGCCTGCATCGACGGCTTCGCCCTGGGCGGCGGCCTCGAACTGGCGCTCGCCTGCGATTTCATCTACGCGACGGATGCCTCGCAGTTCGGCCAGCCCGAGGTCAAGCTCGGGCTCATCCCGGGTTTCGGCGGCACCGTGCGCCTGCCGCGCACGGTCGGGCTCGCTCGGGCGAAGGAGCTGATCTACACGGGCCGCCGCATCGATATCGACGAGGCCGTGCAGATCGGGCTCGTGCTGCGTCGCTTCCCAGACCGCGAAGCGCTCTTCACGGGTGCGCGCGAGACGCTCGCGCTCATCTCGGCGAACGCGGCGCCCGCAGTGGGGCTCACGAAGCGCGTGCTCGTCGCGGCGGCCGGCCGGCGTACCGAGACCGCGACCGAGCTCGAGATCGAGGGCTTCGGTGACGCGTTCCGCACTGACGACATGCACGAGGGCGTCGCCGCCTTCATCGAGAAGCGGGAACCGCGCTTCAGCGGATCCTGA